The DNA window CCGGGGCTGCTAGGGGGGCGTATGGATGCATGCACGGGACAGCGGGTCCCGGGGCTGCTAGGGGGGCGTATGGATGCATGCACGGGGCAGCGGGACCCGGGGCTGCTAGGGGGGCGTATGGATGCATGCACGGGACAGCGGGTCCCGGGGCTGCTAGGGGGGCGTATGGGTGCATGCGCGGGGTAGCGGGACCCGGGGGTGTCCGGGCATGCATCTCTGCTAGGGGTAGCCGAGGGGCACAGGGGCGTATTGGTGCATGCCCGGGGTTGTGCTGGGGGCGCTGGGTTCAGGCTGTGACAGTTTCCCTTCCTGATGATCGTGCATCCCCAACAGGGCTCGTCCCTGGTTCCCCCTCAGCAGTGGCTGCACCTCCCGGTGTGACCGAATGTGGGTGAGGGCAGCACACAAAGTGACTGGCTCTGGTGATCCCTGGGCACAGCAGCTTCCCCCTCCGCCTGTCCCCTCTCTGCAAAGATGCGGCTCCTGCCTGCAGAGTGATGCAATGCTTTGGCTCTCCTGCTCGGCAGAGTAGACAGAAACACAGTCGAGCTCACAAATCCTCCGGTGTCTCTTGTCTGCTTGTGGTGTGCAGAGATGCCCTCGGCCAGTTCTCCCCCCAGCGTTCCAGCCCCGCTGGCTAGAGGCGCAGCAGCTGCTGGGAAGCTTGATCCCTTTGGTGACAGTCAGCTCCTCTCCGCAGAACTGTTTGCGCATCTTTTGGTAACAACTCCCGAAGCCAGAGGGCAGGGGGTTAAGGTGGTGTGCCTGCCATGAATATACTGTAAAGGAAAGGCTGGGTTGTTTAGCTGGCGATAGAttctttttatttagattttggTCTCAAATCACACCAGAAGGCATCCATCCAAGCCCTGAGCATGCATTTAAAAACCCAGTCGCATCAGAGTGGCAGTTAGAACTGGTACAGATTTTCACCTGGAAGAATGTGCCTAGACATGAGAGAGGTCGAAAACAAGTGACCCCTTCACCCAGAACTGCTGCTGCTTTACCGTTTAATTTATCTGTGCAGGGGTTGTACCCACAAAGTGCCCAGCACCCTCTTGGCATGATGGAAGTACAGACATCAGTAGCAGTGGCTGGTGGCGGAATTGTAGACTCATGAAACGCAGTTACTCATTTACAACACCTCCCAGCTTTCTGCCTGTGACAGGAATTCCCTACGGCCCGTCACTCTTGCACACAGACTATCTGGAGTCATTTTCCACCAGGCCTTTTTAAAGGTCTGTCGCACACTCGGATCTTGCTGAAGTGAAAGCCGCAAACTGGCTTCTAAGGTATAGTGGCCAGGGGTGAATTctggggtctgattttttttcaaaggtgctgagtacctgcatCGTTCGCTAATTTCACTTGGAGTTTGGGGTGCTCAttacctctgaaaagcaggccttTTATTGTAGATAACGGACACCTCACTGGCTTATCTAGATCAAAGATGTGTTTGTTAAGATAATGCAGGGAAAGGGGAGAACAGCTTAGAAATGCCAAAGATTGAACAATAAGATTCTCGTAACATCCAGGGGTCTTAAAGGAGCATTCCCAAAGCTGTATTCAAGAAAAGCAGAATTCGTCTGCTTGTAGGTGCTGTGCTAGCCTCAGCACGCGAccgttctcctcctccttcccagctgggGCGCCTTGGCAGATGGGAAAGCGCCTCACAGTTCATATAGTCCTGTAAGAGAGGAGATGGTGGACTTCTCCATTCCTGGAGAAACCCCAAGCTAGAAAGAGATCCCCCCTTCCTGCAGCGCATGTACATACTGGATGCAGCTGAGCTTGGGAAATAGGAAGCAAGGAAGGCTGTTCGGAAGTTCATGGAACTTAATAACCTATGAAGGTTTCTCTTGCAATTGATGTATATAATTGACTGATGAATCCAGTGTTGAGAGGTTTCATACACACTTTGCAAAATATTAATGATGATAAACCCAAACATAAATCCCTGAAGCAGACAGTTTACATGACACCATGCTACCCCTGGAGGATGTACTGACTCCAGCCCCTCGCGGTGGGGAAGGACCTTCTCTGTATGAATGCCCCCAAAGTACCAGGCACACCTATTGTGTAAATCCGTGGGTCTCcgtggaagtcaatggaactgtcaGTCATTTACAGAGAAGTCTGTTTTGGGTAATGTTAACTTTGTCCTTGACATAGGAGGTGACTAAACATCCATCCCCTCCTGGGATTGTACCGAATTGCTATATTAAAGGGACTCTCTTTGCACTTTTGCAGAATGCTGTGTTCTCCCCCAacccgctgctctccagctgccctgcgAGGTTATGCCCTTTATCCTTTGGCGAAGGAGTTGAGTTTGACCCTCTGCCACCAAAGGAAATAAGGTAAATACAGCATTACAATCAGTTAGTGTTTAAACTTCCCCTTCCTAGGGGCATAGGAAGCAGTAAAGATTTAACAGTTACTGTGCAAAGGAGCAATAGGATTTATCAATGTGTGCCTTCGATGTAAGCTCAGTTATTTGTAGGACTGTATAGTTCCACCCAGCCAGTACATTCCTCCACTTATGCCTTCACCCAGCCCTTTGCAAAGGAGTGTTCTGTCTCCTTTAACCATCTCGAAGAAGAATTTTCAAGGGAAGCCTTCCCCTGTCTCTTTATTATGCTTCTTAGTTCATTATACAGCTGCTAAATCTTGGGTTCTGTTTAATAACTTGAAAGGTAATCATGAGCAAAGATCTTCAAAGGGAGTAGCTTTCTAAAGGGTTGTTTTATTAGCGGAAAGGAATTCCACTTTCTTAAGCTGATGGTTTTATAGCAGAAGGTTCTATCTTATCAGCAAGAGGTAATCCTGTGAACTGGAGGGAAAAGCTAATATTTCGAGATGTGGAATTTTTTTAATACACTGCCTCAGTTCATAGTATGTGAATTATTCCTTTGGACATAATTTTGCAGTAAAAAGGAACAAAGTTTCCCTTTCTATAGGCATAAGTAGAACGATCATATTGATCAAACAGCACGCTGATAGATAGGAGGATTTAAAAATTTTTCACTAGTGTTGACAAAGGACCCAATCCTGAGGTTGGAATTGACGCTTGGTaccatgcaggatcaggcccggtGTGAAGCTGAGAGGGAAAATCTTTTTCGGTGCACACCGGCTTCCAGTCCCATCTCATATTACAAACCCAGACATTCTTGATATTAATTTTCATATCAGAAATGCTCAATACACTAATTGTATTATTTTTCGGCCAGTCGAGTCCATGGTGGTTTTTCTCATGGAAACAAGTGGGTATAATTGTATTTGCCTTGGCTGATGACCCCAAGGATGGGGAAGGATAAAGAACTCCCACAGGACCCTTGATGGATAAGAATACAGAAAACAGCATCTGCTtccatgggagctgcaaggggtcAACAgctatgaaaatcaggccacagggAGTCTAAATGGATCTAGGTGCCTGGTTGGGCTGCCAGAGTCTGAAAAGGGTTGTTTAGGCCCCACCAGGCCAAGAAGATAGTTAAACTGATGGCATTTCTGGAAATTCCAATAGAAAAGGAGATCCTGCCTAGAGCTTGTGCTTGGACAAACAATGAAAACGCCAGGCGGGCTACAAGCAGAAGGTGGTTTTCCTCTACCCCTaaatggaaagagagagatcagtgggaaaatatatattttaaataaaaaaagctttGGACTAGGAATCCTAGTGTTTatccagcacttttcatccatggatctcaaagcacttgacaaaggagATCAGGATtgtcagccccattttacagatgaggaaactgaggcccagagagaggaAGTGGCTAGCCCAAGGTCATatggctgggaatggaaccccTTGTGCCCTAGCTAGGAGATCACCCTGCCTCCCATAGTGTCTTTGGCTAGCTACATCTCCCAGTGAGCACTGGCCGCTGGAGCGAAGTGAGATTCACACTAGGGTCTCTCTTGTGTGTTTCAGGTACACCTCCTCGGTGAAGTATGACTCAGAGAAGCACTTCATCGATGATGTCTATATGCCTGTGGGGTTAGGCATTTCCTCGTGCAGCCAAACGGTTGTCTGCATCCCTGATTGCACATGGCGCAGTTACAAAGCCGAGGTCCACTTTGAGCCTCGGAACAAGCCCCTGCGTTTCGCCAGCACCACCATTGTCTACCCAAAGCACACCAAAACTGTGTACACCACCACTCTGGATTACAACTGCAGGAAGTCCATGCGGCGGTTCTTGTCCAGCATAGAGCTGGAGTCTGCAGAATACCCTGGGAATGATTACCTCCTGGATGGCTGCTGACTGACACCTGTCTCTCTTGCTATGATCCATCCTAGTTCCTTTCTACTGTACTGTACTAACTCTCCACTAGCTAAAGTGGGTAAAAAAACCTAATTGCCCAGTCACTCTAAGGGAACCTTACCTGTCGCTACCTCTGACCCAGCTCATAAATTCAGCTTTAAGCGTCAAAATGGCCTGCATTTAATTTTCTATGGGAATTTAGCTTTTCAAGATACCAGTTTATCCTCCTTTAGAGCTGCTGATTCCCTCCCCTGTTCCCACGTTGCAGTAAGCAGGTGAAAAGAAGGGAAATGTTTCCAAA is part of the Emys orbicularis isolate rEmyOrb1 chromosome 17, rEmyOrb1.hap1, whole genome shotgun sequence genome and encodes:
- the RFLNB gene encoding refilin-B — translated: MVGTLALPEGPEPLDRKRRGERVLDSPDSGLPPSPSQWLLAAGPERAAPPGLPESDAAGQAPPNAVFSPNPLLSSCPARLCPLSFGEGVEFDPLPPKEIRYTSSVKYDSEKHFIDDVYMPVGLGISSCSQTVVCIPDCTWRSYKAEVHFEPRNKPLRFASTTIVYPKHTKTVYTTTLDYNCRKSMRRFLSSIELESAEYPGNDYLLDGC